From Pseudomonas sp. CCI4.2, one genomic window encodes:
- a CDS encoding helix-turn-helix transcriptional regulator: MHKHSGFLSDRSQQLLKTLGENIDLARKRRRLQVDTICKRAGITGQTYQRLKKGEKGVSIGVLMNVLSALDMEEMISSVAGPSLDHIGLAHERSLQPVRVHEGDANGNLDPDW, from the coding sequence ATGCATAAGCATAGTGGATTCCTCTCGGATCGATCTCAGCAGTTGCTTAAAACCCTCGGCGAGAACATCGACCTTGCGCGCAAGCGCCGACGTTTACAGGTCGATACCATCTGTAAGCGGGCGGGTATCACTGGGCAAACATACCAACGTTTAAAGAAGGGAGAGAAGGGCGTTTCCATCGGTGTGCTGATGAACGTGCTCAGCGCGCTGGACATGGAAGAAATGATCAGCAGCGTGGCAGGTCCATCCCTCGACCATATCGGGTTGGCGCATGAGCGTTCGTTGCAACCTGTCCGCGTTCACGAAGGAGATGCCAATGGCAATCTGGACCCCGATTGGTAA
- a CDS encoding GTP 3',8-cyclase MoaA has translation MIVDRQGRRFRNLRISLTSACNYACTYCVPDGKRLIAAQDELSADAMARGVAYLIEAAGIERLRITGGEPLVSPKLEAFMAQIGQLGLDEISLTTNGQLLARKLPLLVAANIRRLNVSLDTLDPLAFRTIARGGDLLTVLDGMTQASAAGIKIKVNMVPLRGQNLDQVLPLLDYCLERGYELRFIELMRMGHLASDSNAFLQQFVSLQQLLTLIGEHYEYLQADAPVDATAVRYQIPGKGFFGVIANESVPFCRTCSRLRLSSTGWLHGCLSSSNRHYVGDLLDKPRHQALPALQRLLVKALSDKQEVAFSGGATVMKIIGG, from the coding sequence ATGATCGTTGACCGTCAAGGCAGGCGATTTCGCAATTTGCGGATCAGCCTGACGTCCGCCTGCAATTACGCCTGCACCTACTGCGTGCCCGACGGCAAGCGCCTGATTGCTGCGCAGGATGAGTTGTCGGCGGATGCTATGGCGCGTGGTGTGGCGTATCTGATCGAAGCCGCAGGTATTGAACGGCTACGCATCACCGGTGGCGAACCTCTGGTCAGTCCGAAACTGGAAGCCTTCATGGCGCAAATCGGGCAATTGGGCCTCGATGAAATTAGCCTGACAACCAACGGTCAACTGCTTGCTCGCAAGCTGCCGCTGCTGGTGGCTGCCAATATTCGTCGACTTAACGTATCGCTCGACACCCTCGACCCGCTGGCGTTTCGCACCATTGCTCGTGGCGGCGATCTGCTTACCGTGCTCGACGGAATGACCCAGGCCAGCGCGGCGGGGATCAAAATCAAAGTCAATATGGTGCCGCTGCGCGGGCAAAACCTCGATCAAGTATTACCCTTGCTTGATTACTGCCTTGAGCGTGGTTATGAGCTGCGCTTTATAGAGCTGATGCGCATGGGCCACTTGGCCAGTGATTCGAATGCGTTTTTGCAGCAATTCGTCAGCTTGCAGCAACTGCTGACACTCATTGGCGAGCACTACGAATACCTTCAAGCGGATGCGCCCGTGGATGCCACGGCAGTGCGCTATCAAATTCCCGGCAAAGGGTTTTTTGGGGTCATCGCCAACGAAAGCGTGCCGTTTTGCCGAACCTGCTCGCGCTTGCGCCTGTCTTCAACGGGATGGCTGCATGGCTGCCTGTCGTCCAGCAACCGTCATTATGTCGGCGACCTGCTGGACAAACCCCGCCACCAAGCTCTGCCAGCGTTGCAACGTTTGCTCGTCAAGGCGTTGAGCGATAAGCAGGAAGTGGCATTTTCCGGTGGCGCTACGGTGATGAAGATTATTGGGGGGTAG
- a CDS encoding DUF4823 domain-containing protein yields the protein MRSLVLLLTLLSLSGCMSISDMGQGAHDQLSDAGLLDHSDTNRAYNRRLQPDSFIYIAQGSFVPPGNAYPRPNVVAEEAFNGFIEYFPMVRRAKAPMGLDEAMTEARAAGANYLLYTRFAKADDRIGNTDEWSDQQAVDRLGVDSGVIQIMLIETTTRYLIDTARIHTRGGLLTLRNTKPEDLLGPPLEDYARSLMGVSR from the coding sequence ATGCGTAGCCTGGTTTTGCTACTGACGCTGTTGTCGTTAAGTGGCTGCATGAGTATCAGTGACATGGGGCAGGGTGCTCATGATCAGTTGAGTGATGCGGGCTTGCTCGATCACAGCGATACCAATCGTGCGTACAACCGCCGCTTGCAGCCAGACTCGTTCATCTATATCGCCCAAGGCTCATTTGTGCCGCCAGGCAACGCTTATCCACGACCTAACGTTGTAGCCGAGGAAGCCTTTAACGGCTTTATCGAGTACTTCCCGATGGTTCGTCGGGCCAAGGCGCCAATGGGGTTGGACGAGGCAATGACCGAAGCGCGAGCCGCCGGTGCCAATTATTTGCTTTACACCCGTTTCGCCAAGGCTGACGACCGCATCGGCAACACCGACGAGTGGAGCGATCAGCAAGCCGTGGATAGACTGGGGGTCGACAGCGGGGTGATCCAGATCATGCTGATCGAAACCACCACTCGCTATCTGATCGACACCGCGCGTATTCATACCCGGGGCGGATTGCTGACGCTGCGCAATACCAAACCTGAAGATTTGCTAGGTCCGCCGTTGGAGGATTACGCTCGTAGCTTGATGGGTGTTAGTCGGTAG
- a CDS encoding type II toxin-antitoxin system HipA family toxin, whose amino-acid sequence MAIWTPIGNAFVFSGHAEGAPLPVGQIALQAKGFAFKYANSWLARPESFSIDPLNLPLTEQQSSSSKLWGAFEDSTPDNWGKKVLLATHKQHPQNEIEWLLASGGAGVGCLLFSASRHQLPALHESPPFESLERLLLAADHIDQGDYQPSEEMAKLLEFGSSMGGARPKVTVHYREGEWIAKLGRRDDIFDQARAEFASLNMAEAAGIKVPEHELIEVAGRAVLLVKRFDRQQGGRSHYLSAYASINPHRMRVGDNDGPMSYLRIADVLKKTSADAFADLLDLYTRMAFNVLIGNTDDHLRNHGCLMTGANTYRLSPAFDVLPHPTEQGLQALIIGEQGRLSSLDNLLSAPERFGIQRDQARQIIIDLCQVTVHADQYFKDAGMSAQDTSILSKVCRRFNPVVESW is encoded by the coding sequence ATGGCAATCTGGACCCCGATTGGTAATGCGTTCGTCTTTTCGGGTCACGCAGAAGGCGCCCCGTTGCCAGTTGGTCAGATTGCCCTACAGGCCAAGGGGTTTGCTTTTAAGTACGCAAACAGTTGGCTGGCGCGTCCTGAATCTTTTTCGATCGATCCGCTTAACCTGCCGTTGACCGAACAACAATCAAGTTCGTCAAAACTCTGGGGCGCGTTTGAGGACTCGACCCCTGACAATTGGGGCAAGAAGGTCCTGCTCGCGACCCATAAGCAACACCCACAAAACGAAATCGAGTGGCTGCTGGCTTCGGGTGGGGCGGGCGTTGGCTGCCTGCTGTTCAGTGCATCCCGCCATCAGCTTCCCGCGCTTCATGAATCCCCTCCCTTTGAAAGTCTTGAGCGGCTTCTGCTGGCGGCGGACCACATTGATCAAGGCGACTATCAGCCCAGCGAAGAAATGGCCAAGTTGCTGGAGTTCGGCTCTTCCATGGGCGGTGCCCGACCTAAAGTGACCGTTCATTATCGCGAGGGAGAGTGGATCGCTAAGCTCGGTCGGCGAGACGATATTTTTGACCAGGCAAGGGCCGAGTTCGCCAGCCTGAACATGGCTGAAGCTGCGGGTATAAAGGTTCCAGAGCATGAGCTGATAGAAGTGGCCGGCCGTGCGGTGTTGCTGGTGAAGCGCTTTGATCGGCAGCAAGGGGGGCGAAGCCACTACCTCAGCGCGTATGCGTCAATCAATCCTCATCGAATGCGGGTTGGCGACAATGACGGTCCCATGAGTTACCTGCGCATCGCGGATGTACTCAAGAAAACAAGTGCTGACGCGTTTGCCGATCTTCTCGACCTATACACGCGTATGGCGTTCAACGTGCTCATCGGCAATACCGACGATCACCTGCGCAACCATGGGTGTCTGATGACGGGCGCGAACACCTATCGACTCTCGCCAGCGTTTGATGTGCTGCCTCATCCCACTGAGCAAGGCCTTCAGGCGTTGATCATAGGCGAGCAAGGCCGATTGTCTTCTCTCGATAATCTGCTCAGTGCCCCTGAACGTTTCGGTATCCAGCGGGACCAGGCTCGGCAAATAATTATCGATCTATGCCAGGTTACGGTCCACGCGGATCAGTATTTCAAGGACGCAGGCATGAGCGCGCAAGATACTTCGATTTTGTCGAAAGTGTGCCGGCGCTTTAACCCCGTCGTCGAAAGTTGGTAA
- a CDS encoding DUF1285 domain-containing protein — protein sequence MSDPGKANDLFAQIPKSKGLPPVHLWNPDFCGDIDMRIARDGTWYYLGTPIGRKPMVRLFSTIMRRDDDDYFLITPVEKVRIKVDDAPFVAVSLEVEGEGEGQILRFTTNVDDQAEAGPEHRLRVEINPDTQEPAPYIHVRVNLEALIHRNVFYQLVDLAETRTIDGQRWLGVWSHGTFFPIGLEP from the coding sequence ATGAGTGATCCGGGTAAGGCCAATGACCTGTTTGCACAGATTCCCAAGTCAAAAGGGTTGCCGCCCGTTCACCTGTGGAATCCCGATTTCTGTGGCGACATCGACATGCGTATCGCCCGGGACGGCACGTGGTATTACCTTGGCACACCGATTGGGCGTAAGCCCATGGTTCGGCTGTTTTCCACGATCATGCGCCGTGACGATGACGATTATTTCCTGATCACACCCGTGGAAAAGGTTCGGATCAAAGTTGACGACGCGCCATTTGTTGCCGTCAGCCTTGAAGTGGAGGGTGAAGGCGAGGGTCAAATCCTGCGCTTCACCACTAATGTCGATGATCAGGCCGAAGCGGGCCCCGAGCATCGTTTGCGCGTGGAAATAAACCCTGATACCCAAGAGCCAGCGCCCTATATTCATGTGCGGGTTAACTTGGAAGCGCTGATTCACCGCAATGTCTTCTATCAACTGGTGGACTTGGCCGAGACTCGGACGATCGACGGTCAACGTTGGTTAGGTGTATGGAGTCACGGGACTTTTTTTCCGATAGGCCTGGAACCGTAA